From the genome of Nakamurella flavida:
CGTGCCCATCTTCGTGCGGGTGACCCGCGGGCCGGTGCTGACCCTGCGCGAGATCGACTTCGTCCGGGCCGCCCGGAGCACCGGACAGGGACCGGTCAGCACGATCTTCCGGCACATCCTGCCCAACATCGCCCCGCTGCTCATCGTGCAGGTGACGCTGTCGCTGTCCTGGGCGGTGCTGACCGAGGCCTCGTTGAGCTTCCTGGGTCTGGGCACTCCCCCGCCCGCACCCTCGCTCGGCTCGATGATCTACGAGGCCCGCACCCTGGTCACCCTCGCGCCCTGGACGATGATCGCGCCCGGCGTGGTCGTCGTGCTGCTGGTGGTCGGACTCAACCTGCTCGGTGACGGCCTGCGGGACACCGTCGACACCCGGGGCGGAGGCACCCGATGACCGTGCTCACGCCGGAGGCCGTGCGGCAGTTGGCCGCCCTGGCCACCGAGGCGGCGGACGACCGTCTGGCCGATCTGGACACCCGGTCGGTCGCCGACCTGGCCACGGTGATGAACCAGGCCGACGCCGGCGTCCCGGCCGCCGTGGAACGCGCCCTGCCGCAACTGGTCCCGGCCATCGAGGCGGCCGCGGACCGGATGGCCGCCGGCGGGCGGCTCGTGTACATCGGCGCCGGCACCCCCGGTCGGCTGGCCATCCTGGACGCCTCGGAGTGCCCACCCACCTTCAGCACCCCGCCCGGCCAGGTGTTCGCCATCATGGCCGGCGGTGCTACCGCCTTCGTCACCCCGCGCGAGGGGGCGGAGGACGACGCCGGAGCCGGCCGCGCCGCGGTCGACGATGCCGACATCGGCCCGCTGGACACCGTGGTCGGCATCGCGTCCAGCGGGCGCACCCCCTACGTGGTGGCCGCGGTGCAGCGGGCCCGGGAACGCGGCGCGCTCACCGTCGGGCTCAGCTGCAACCCCGACACCGCACTGAGCGCGGCCGCCGAGCACGCCGTAGAGGTGCTCGTCGGGCCCGAGGTGATCAGCGGGTCCACCCGGCTCAAGGCCGGCACCGCGCAGAAGCTGGTGCTGAACATGTTCTCCACCATCGTCATGATCCGGCTGGGCAAGACCTACGGGAACCTCATGGTCGACGTCCGCGCCAGCAACGACAAACTCCGGGAGCGCGCCGTGCGCATCGTCAGCACGATCAGCGGAGCACCGCGGGAGGCCGCCACCGCCGCCCTGCAGAGCTCCGGCTGGTCGGTCAAACCCGCTGTCCTGCAGCTGGTCTCCCACATCGACCCGGAGGAGGCCGACCGGCGCCTCGCCCGGGCCGGTGGCAGACTCCGCGCCGCCCTGGAGGCACGGTCGTGACCGGCGCACTGCGGGTGCTGGGCATGATCTCCGGCACCTCGCACGACGGCATCGACGTCGCGGTGGTGCGGTTCGAGCGGTCCGGGAGCGAGCTGCGCGGCGTCGTCGAGCACACCGCCGGGACGCCGTACCCGGTCGAGCTGCGGGCCCGGCTGGCCGCCGCGCTCCCGCCCGCACCGACCACCCTGGCCGAGATCTGCGAGCTCGACACCCTGATCGGCCAGCGGTTCGCCGACGCGGCCGCGGCCGCCGTCACGGCGGTGGCGGAGGTCGGGCCGCCGGATCTGATCGTCTCGCACGGCCAGACCGTCTTCCACTGGGTGGACGGCGGCCACGCGCTGGGCACGCTGCAGATCGGGCAGCCGGCGTGGATCGCCGAACGCACCGGGATCC
Proteins encoded in this window:
- the murQ gene encoding N-acetylmuramic acid 6-phosphate etherase; its protein translation is MTVLTPEAVRQLAALATEAADDRLADLDTRSVADLATVMNQADAGVPAAVERALPQLVPAIEAAADRMAAGGRLVYIGAGTPGRLAILDASECPPTFSTPPGQVFAIMAGGATAFVTPREGAEDDAGAGRAAVDDADIGPLDTVVGIASSGRTPYVVAAVQRARERGALTVGLSCNPDTALSAAAEHAVEVLVGPEVISGSTRLKAGTAQKLVLNMFSTIVMIRLGKTYGNLMVDVRASNDKLRERAVRIVSTISGAPREAATAALQSSGWSVKPAVLQLVSHIDPEEADRRLARAGGRLRAALEARS